In Sphingopyxis sp. CCNWLW2, a single window of DNA contains:
- a CDS encoding DUF423 domain-containing protein, whose amino-acid sequence MIGVFAAISAAVAVAAGAFGAHGASGPQEAEWLRTGGLYQLIHAVAAIAIMGVARGPAIMLLVGAALFAATLYAMALGGPRWLGAVTPIGGTLLIIGWLWAGWLYWRG is encoded by the coding sequence ATGATTGGCGTATTCGCGGCGATTTCGGCGGCAGTGGCGGTGGCGGCGGGCGCGTTCGGCGCGCATGGCGCATCAGGGCCGCAGGAGGCCGAATGGCTGCGTACCGGCGGGCTGTATCAGCTGATCCATGCGGTTGCGGCAATCGCGATCATGGGCGTCGCGCGCGGGCCGGCGATCATGCTGCTCGTCGGCGCGGCGCTGTTCGCCGCCACCCTCTATGCGATGGCGCTCGGCGGGCCGCGGTGGCTCGGCGCCGTAACGCCGATCGGCGGAACGCTGCTGATCATCGGCTGGCTCTGGGCCGGCTGGCTTTACTGGCGCGGTTAA
- a CDS encoding esterase/lipase family protein: MPRDTPLPEGLKPPSRLATLGELALPLDMLRYGLSGYHLIGAPRGDGRPVALLPGYGASELSMRPLEAYLRHLGYHVRDWGMGRNQGRVAADVERFAAQAAEWVKADGPPLTLIGWSLGGVIARETARAYPELIGEIITMGTPIIGGPKYTALAQRFAGRDFDAIEREIHARNLKGLTQPLTVIYSDRDGIVGPDIAVDIYNPQARNIKVDSTHLGLGINPRVWRIVADTLAGVTNPEK; the protein is encoded by the coding sequence ATGCCCCGCGACACCCCGCTTCCCGAGGGACTAAAGCCGCCGAGCCGGCTTGCGACGCTCGGCGAGCTCGCGCTGCCGCTCGACATGCTGCGCTACGGCCTGTCGGGCTATCACCTGATCGGCGCACCGCGCGGCGACGGCCGGCCGGTCGCCCTCCTCCCCGGCTATGGCGCGAGCGAACTCTCGATGCGGCCCCTGGAGGCGTATCTCCGCCACCTCGGCTATCATGTCCGCGACTGGGGCATGGGCCGCAACCAGGGCCGCGTCGCCGCCGACGTCGAACGCTTCGCCGCCCAAGCCGCCGAGTGGGTCAAGGCCGACGGCCCCCCGCTCACCCTCATCGGCTGGAGCCTCGGCGGCGTCATCGCCCGCGAAACCGCGCGCGCCTATCCGGAGCTCATTGGCGAAATCATCACCATGGGCACGCCGATCATCGGCGGCCCCAAATATACCGCGCTCGCGCAGCGCTTCGCGGGCCGCGACTTCGACGCGATCGAACGCGAAATCCACGCCCGCAACCTCAAGGGGCTGACCCAGCCGCTCACCGTCATCTACTCCGACCGCGACGGCATCGTCGGCCCCGACATCGCGGTCGACATCTACAATCCGCAGGCGCGGAACATCAAAGTCGACAGCACGCATCTGGGGCTCGGAATCAACCCGCGGGTGTGGCGAATCGTGGCGGACACATTGGCAGGCGTGACAAACCCCGAAAAATAG